The following are encoded together in the Oceanobacillus zhaokaii genome:
- a CDS encoding response regulator produces the protein MIRVIVVDDHEIVRKGIIAYLQTEDEFDIVGEAASGNEGAELILQLRPDVLLMDLMMENGNGIEATKQVMEKYPDCKIIILTSYYDDEQVFPAIKAGAFSYLLKTSSATEIADAIKKASSGENVIEPKVAGKMMTSFRSESKKAHDALTERELEVLLCIGNGMTNQEISEKLYIGIKTVKTHVSNILSKLEVHDRTQAAVYVHRNQLL, from the coding sequence ATGATTCGTGTTATTGTAGTGGATGATCATGAAATTGTACGCAAAGGAATTATCGCATATTTACAAACAGAGGATGAATTTGACATCGTGGGAGAAGCAGCGAGTGGAAATGAAGGTGCTGAACTAATTTTACAGTTGAGACCTGATGTATTACTAATGGATTTAATGATGGAGAATGGGAATGGAATTGAAGCGACTAAGCAAGTAATGGAAAAGTACCCAGATTGTAAAATTATTATTTTAACAAGCTATTATGACGATGAGCAAGTTTTCCCGGCGATTAAAGCAGGTGCATTTAGTTATTTATTAAAAACCTCCTCCGCAACGGAAATTGCCGATGCAATTAAGAAAGCGTCGAGTGGAGAAAATGTGATTGAACCGAAAGTAGCTGGGAAAATGATGACAAGTTTTCGTTCTGAAAGTAAGAAGGCACATGACGCGCTAACTGAACGTGAACTGGAAGTTTTGCTTTGTATTGGTAATGGGATGACAAATCAAGAAATTAGTGAAAAATTATATATTGGCATTAAAACAGTCAAAACCCATGTTAGTAATATACTCTCAAAGCTTGAAGTTCATGATCGTACACAGGCTGCAGTATATGTTCATCGAAATCAGCTATTGTAA
- a CDS encoding ABC transporter permease, protein MFNSHEFYKKRLSAHLKELGRYTRYILNGHMVVVMFFLISATAFYYQQWLTELPENFPTALVIGVSLGLLVSYSPVRTLLQEPDLVFIIVAEDKMNAYFRNSLIYSFVVQLYLILLLVAAFSPLYFAAFPERTGTGYLLTLAIVLLFKVGNLIANWWMLKVREARVRQIDLLARTFLNIVIFYFIIQGNLFFAGIITILFVLLFLYDFSVSKKQAGIAWDLLVEKDQNRMQSFYRFANMFADVPHLKNRTKRRQWLVSLISSRIPFAKKQTYDYLYRITFIRSGDYVGMYLRLIIIGGLFIYLIPNIWMKVLFGLLFIYLSSFQMMPLYQHFRTNIWLDLYPVDHILKKAAILKIIHQLSFVQVIIYALLFIVLQEYLGFIVFIVAGGLFSISFINGYIKSKLV, encoded by the coding sequence ATGTTTAATTCACATGAATTTTATAAAAAACGATTATCTGCACATTTGAAAGAACTGGGACGCTATACTCGCTATATCTTAAATGGTCATATGGTTGTCGTTATGTTCTTTCTAATCTCTGCAACTGCATTTTATTATCAGCAGTGGCTCACAGAGCTTCCAGAAAACTTCCCAACTGCACTTGTAATTGGGGTTTCACTGGGATTATTAGTAAGCTATAGCCCTGTCAGAACGCTACTTCAAGAGCCGGATTTAGTATTCATCATCGTTGCAGAGGATAAGATGAATGCCTATTTCCGAAATTCATTAATCTATAGTTTTGTTGTTCAGCTTTATTTAATATTACTGTTAGTTGCAGCATTCAGCCCGCTATATTTCGCTGCTTTCCCAGAACGAACAGGAACTGGGTACTTACTGACACTTGCGATAGTGCTCTTATTTAAAGTCGGAAATTTGATTGCCAATTGGTGGATGTTAAAAGTTAGGGAAGCTAGAGTAAGACAGATTGATTTATTAGCACGTACCTTCTTAAATATTGTTATTTTTTATTTCATTATTCAAGGTAATTTGTTTTTTGCTGGAATTATTACTATCTTATTCGTGTTGTTATTCCTGTATGATTTTTCCGTTTCTAAGAAGCAGGCAGGTATAGCGTGGGACTTGCTTGTAGAAAAAGATCAAAACCGGATGCAATCCTTTTATCGTTTCGCCAACATGTTTGCGGATGTTCCACATTTAAAAAATCGGACAAAGAGACGCCAGTGGCTTGTTTCGCTCATTTCCAGCCGCATTCCATTTGCTAAAAAGCAAACATATGATTATCTTTATCGAATTACATTCATTCGCAGTGGCGATTACGTAGGCATGTATCTTCGGTTAATCATTATCGGCGGATTATTCATTTATCTGATACCGAATATTTGGATGAAGGTACTATTTGGCCTGCTGTTTATCTACTTAAGCAGCTTTCAAATGATGCCATTATACCAACATTTCCGAACGAATATATGGCTGGACCTCTACCCGGTCGATCACATACTAAAAAAGGCTGCAATATTGAAAATCATCCATCAGCTAAGTTTTGTTCAAGTTATCATTTACGCGCTACTATTTATTGTACTCCAGGAATACTTAGGTTTTATTGTATTTATTGTTGCTGGTGGCTTGTTTAGTATTTCATTTATCAATGGCTACATTAAGTCAAAACTCGTTTGA
- a CDS encoding disulfide oxidoreductase has product MGKMSKKAENLLMLIWAQAFIAMTGSLFYSEVMGYIPCELCWYQRILMYPLVVIYGFAAIKKEINIALPGLILSGIGMLVSAYHYLIQKVPAFQEIGGSCVGGVPCNVVYVNYFGFVTIPFLAGVAFIVIFILHLLLLSEQRKNREGK; this is encoded by the coding sequence ATGGGAAAAATGAGTAAGAAAGCGGAGAACCTCTTAATGCTGATATGGGCTCAAGCCTTTATTGCGATGACAGGCAGCTTGTTTTATTCAGAAGTAATGGGATACATTCCTTGTGAACTCTGCTGGTATCAACGAATACTAATGTACCCATTGGTTGTGATTTATGGCTTTGCAGCGATAAAAAAGGAAATTAATATTGCACTACCAGGTCTGATTCTAAGTGGAATAGGTATGCTAGTCTCTGCATATCATTACTTAATTCAAAAAGTACCGGCATTTCAAGAAATAGGTGGATCTTGTGTTGGTGGGGTTCCATGTAACGTTGTTTATGTTAACTATTTTGGCTTTGTCACAATACCATTCCTAGCCGGAGTAGCATTTATAGTGATTTTTATTTTACATCTTCTTTTACTTAGCGAACAAAGAAAGAACAGAGAGGGGAAATAA
- a CDS encoding tryptophan transporter: protein MKIKVLIILSLLVGIGTILHAAIPGLSIAGVKPDLLLSMMFIGIFLFPKANYVLLLSLVSGIISALTTSAPGGQIANIIDKPITAFIVLALFLLVQKKVSTTISAPVLTFIGTLISGSIFAFVLSFIASLGEGGFIALFVTAILPAAALNTVIMVVVYPIIQGIIKRTNLVTVS, encoded by the coding sequence ATGAAGATTAAAGTTTTAATTATTTTATCATTATTGGTGGGAATTGGCACCATCTTGCATGCTGCAATCCCAGGATTATCTATTGCCGGAGTAAAACCAGACCTATTACTATCCATGATGTTTATCGGTATTTTCCTATTTCCAAAAGCAAACTATGTTTTACTGTTATCACTAGTATCTGGAATAATTTCAGCACTTACAACGAGTGCACCAGGCGGACAAATTGCCAATATCATCGATAAACCAATTACAGCCTTTATTGTTCTAGCATTATTTTTACTAGTACAGAAAAAAGTAAGTACGACTATTAGTGCTCCTGTATTAACGTTTATCGGCACACTCATTAGTGGTTCCATATTTGCTTTTGTATTATCGTTTATTGCAAGTTTAGGTGAGGGTGGATTTATTGCATTGTTCGTCACTGCTATCCTGCCTGCTGCAGCACTGAACACCGTGATCATGGTTGTGGTTTATCCAATTATCCAAGGGATTATCAAGCGGACCAATTTAGTTACTGTATCTTAA
- a CDS encoding VanZ family protein — protein MKKVLKIFFTISFVFYLSALIILLFLDSSRGYLSSDLSMIEYTRNYSNFVPFTTISMYITVIIDRSMNLEIPIKNLFGNFIMFLPMGIYLPYYIKKANKVSVFTVSMVSLLFFIEIIQLVSRRGSFDIDDFILNMLGALVGFSIWKTNIVQNLLR, from the coding sequence ATGAAAAAAGTATTGAAGATTTTTTTTACTATAAGTTTCGTGTTTTATTTATCGGCATTGATTATTCTATTATTCTTAGATTCATCAAGAGGCTATTTATCGTCAGATCTTTCAATGATAGAGTATACAAGGAACTATTCAAATTTTGTTCCATTCACGACTATTAGTATGTATATTACGGTAATAATTGATAGGAGCATGAATTTAGAAATTCCTATTAAAAATCTCTTTGGTAATTTCATTATGTTTTTGCCAATGGGGATTTATCTGCCATACTACATTAAAAAGGCAAACAAAGTAAGTGTATTTACTGTTTCGATGGTTTCTTTGTTATTTTTTATTGAGATTATCCAATTAGTTTCAAGAAGAGGAAGTTTTGATATTGATGATTTCATTCTTAATATGCTAGGTGCTTTGGTAGGGTTTAGTATTTGGAAAACAAATATTGTACAGAATCTACTCCGATAA
- a CDS encoding GNAT family N-acetyltransferase: protein MLTLVKNGVDKIDIEKEIMNSNMEYNLIAYGKEVLEVEDILVISKDADELKIERYFITKENEYIGILDFGMSSPRLNTPWISLLAVHQKYQNLGYAKRIYRMYEELMRKKLVNVVHIAVHSKNKRALNFWTSLGFVTFDERTYKGQVFLSLEKKLVNNEINLNIH from the coding sequence ATGTTAACCTTGGTTAAAAACGGTGTGGATAAGATTGACATTGAAAAGGAAATTATGAATTCTAATATGGAGTATAATTTAATAGCTTACGGTAAAGAAGTATTGGAGGTTGAAGATATATTAGTAATATCCAAAGATGCTGACGAATTAAAGATAGAAAGATACTTCATAACAAAAGAAAATGAATATATAGGTATTCTCGACTTTGGAATGTCAAGCCCTCGCTTAAATACACCTTGGATAAGTTTACTTGCCGTCCACCAAAAATATCAAAATTTGGGATATGCAAAAAGAATATATAGGATGTATGAAGAATTAATGAGAAAAAAACTAGTAAATGTGGTTCATATAGCTGTTCATTCTAAAAACAAAAGGGCACTTAATTTTTGGACTTCACTTGGCTTTGTTACATTCGATGAAAGAACATATAAAGGTCAGGTATTCTTAAGCTTGGAAAAGAAATTGGTCAATAATGAAATAAATTTAAATATCCACTAA
- a CDS encoding ABC transporter permease translates to MLNNLLDFVPKIPISEATQRFTRWLTDTFAFLFDPIKEYFGDFMEFVSEDLLMNIPPVIFILIVAILAFFITGKKFGLAAFSIVGLWLIYNQGHWEDLMNTVTLVILASLLSIIIGVPIGILMSKSKIANAVITPILDFMQTMPAFVYLIPAVAFFGIGMVPGVFASLIFATPPTVRFTNLGIRQVSKDLIEAADAFGSTGAQKLFKVELPMARPTIMAGINQTVMLALSMVVIASMIGAPGLGKEVLSSLQRAQVGPGFVAGIGIVILAIIIDRFTQNMNKKK, encoded by the coding sequence ATGCTTAATAACTTATTAGATTTTGTACCAAAAATACCAATTAGTGAAGCAACACAGAGATTTACAAGATGGTTAACTGATACTTTTGCATTCCTATTTGATCCGATTAAGGAATACTTTGGTGATTTTATGGAATTCGTTTCAGAGGATTTATTAATGAATATTCCACCAGTTATTTTTATCTTGATTGTTGCCATTCTTGCATTCTTTATAACGGGAAAGAAATTTGGGTTAGCAGCCTTTTCCATTGTTGGACTTTGGCTGATTTATAATCAGGGACACTGGGAAGATTTAATGAATACTGTAACACTTGTAATCCTAGCAAGTCTTTTATCAATAATTATTGGTGTACCAATCGGTATCTTAATGTCGAAAAGCAAAATAGCAAATGCGGTTATTACACCGATCCTAGATTTCATGCAAACCATGCCTGCATTCGTATATTTAATTCCTGCGGTTGCGTTTTTTGGAATAGGTATGGTACCGGGGGTATTTGCATCATTGATATTTGCAACGCCACCGACAGTAAGATTTACGAACTTAGGGATTCGTCAAGTATCGAAAGATTTGATTGAAGCCGCAGATGCATTTGGTAGTACAGGAGCACAAAAATTATTCAAGGTTGAGCTACCTATGGCGAGACCAACAATTATGGCTGGAATAAATCAGACGGTAATGCTTGCGTTATCGATGGTTGTAATTGCGTCAATGATCGGTGCACCAGGTCTAGGAAAAGAAGTTCTATCATCCTTACAACGTGCACAAGTGGGACCAGGATTTGTTGCTGGTATAGGAATTGTAATATTAGCGATAATTATTGATCGCTTTACACAAAACATGAATAAGAAGAAATAA
- a CDS encoding thioredoxin family protein: MGKKMIIFIGAIIVLFVALFFVIDYKNNQQLEGSNNPYGTTDLEQPTIDQLDNPDYGNQILPDELNEKIESGDAVTVYFYSPTCVYCQQTTPYLVPLAEENEIDMKKFNLLEFGDKSPVVIESTPTLVYFEGGQEVARIVGQQPEDEFQAFFEEFVLK, from the coding sequence ATGGGTAAGAAAATGATTATTTTCATTGGTGCAATCATTGTATTATTTGTAGCGCTATTCTTTGTAATAGACTATAAGAACAATCAGCAATTAGAAGGTAGTAATAATCCTTATGGCACAACAGATTTAGAACAACCAACAATTGACCAGTTGGACAATCCGGATTATGGAAATCAAATTCTTCCAGATGAGTTAAATGAAAAAATAGAAAGTGGCGATGCAGTAACGGTTTATTTCTATAGTCCTACCTGTGTATATTGCCAGCAAACAACACCGTATTTAGTACCACTAGCTGAAGAGAATGAGATTGATATGAAGAAATTTAATTTATTAGAGTTTGGTGATAAATCTCCAGTTGTTATCGAATCTACACCGACATTGGTTTACTTTGAAGGCGGACAAGAAGTCGCTCGGATCGTTGGGCAGCAGCCAGAGGATGAATTCCAGGCATTCTTTGAAGAATTTGTTTTGAAATAG
- a CDS encoding YtxH domain-containing protein, with translation MSKAKSFVLGLVVGGTVSAAVTLLSTPSSGRTVRDQVKIQGLELKQLLTNLKENGLQLKMQFRESSKEGAVLVKELTQDIRKSVEEWKNTVEPHQESIHKYLEQIETSIKDLEEKVKKQ, from the coding sequence ATGTCAAAAGCAAAATCATTCGTGTTAGGTCTTGTAGTTGGAGGAACAGTTAGTGCTGCAGTAACATTATTAAGTACGCCTTCATCTGGAAGAACTGTTCGTGACCAAGTTAAAATTCAAGGATTGGAACTAAAACAATTATTAACTAACTTAAAAGAGAACGGATTGCAACTAAAAATGCAATTTAGAGAAAGCTCAAAAGAAGGCGCCGTACTTGTTAAAGAGCTTACGCAAGATATTAGAAAGTCAGTGGAAGAATGGAAAAACACCGTTGAACCCCATCAGGAAAGTATCCATAAATATTTAGAACAAATTGAAACCAGTATTAAAGATCTTGAAGAGAAGGTAAAGAAACAATAG
- a CDS encoding ferritin-like domain-containing protein: protein MEKDLEKLIEGLNVDLAHEYGAAIQYTYSASVVSGLYRSALKPFFEDEITDELGHALYLSEKIKSLGGVPTTESAEVPQPTDVKELLEAVLESETSTIKRYEERMQQAEDLGLTELKVKLEDLISDETHHKEEVERLLADPRFS, encoded by the coding sequence ATGGAAAAAGATTTGGAAAAGTTAATTGAAGGACTGAATGTCGATTTAGCACACGAATATGGTGCAGCAATTCAATATACATATAGCGCATCTGTCGTATCAGGTCTATACCGCTCAGCATTAAAACCATTTTTTGAAGATGAAATTACGGATGAACTCGGACACGCGCTATATTTATCCGAAAAGATTAAATCCCTTGGTGGTGTACCAACTACAGAATCAGCCGAGGTTCCTCAGCCAACCGATGTAAAAGAATTATTAGAAGCGGTCCTTGAGTCTGAAACAAGTACAATTAAACGTTATGAAGAACGAATGCAACAAGCAGAAGACTTAGGTCTTACAGAATTAAAGGTTAAATTAGAAGATTTAATTTCCGATGAAACACATCATAAAGAGGAAGTTGAACGTTTACTAGCTGATCCCAGATTTTCTTAG
- a CDS encoding HIT family protein translates to MSHEDCVFCKIIDGELPSAKVYEDEEVLAFLDLTQVTKGHTLVVPKTHTKNIYETSPEVARELFSRIPAIANAIKDTYKPIGINLLNNNEKAAEQSVFHLHVHLIPRYGNGDGYTPNWTTYTDEYTPEDLQQIAKEINNNIKH, encoded by the coding sequence ATGAGTCATGAGGATTGTGTTTTTTGTAAAATAATTGATGGAGAATTACCATCTGCAAAGGTTTATGAGGATGAAGAAGTACTGGCATTTCTTGATTTAACACAAGTTACAAAAGGACATACGCTTGTTGTTCCGAAAACCCATACAAAGAACATTTACGAAACATCTCCAGAAGTAGCTAGAGAGCTTTTCTCTCGAATTCCGGCAATTGCTAATGCAATTAAGGATACATATAAACCAATTGGAATAAACTTACTCAATAATAATGAGAAAGCTGCTGAGCAATCTGTATTTCATTTACACGTTCATTTAATTCCACGCTATGGAAATGGTGATGGCTACACACCAAATTGGACAACATATACAGATGAATATACACCTGAGGATCTACAGCAAATTGCAAAGGAGATTAATAATAACATCAAACACTAG
- a CDS encoding sensor histidine kinase → MEKAKFSSVRYIFISSHLYGLFLTIVTILSILLTIHALFSPEWLTVRSIFLFMALYTIIAAIISLYTGFKSSSTMKQRLDAMSVLIAQYANGNYETKIHFMENDELSRIANELNELGTKLQNQVKSLQRMADEKSDLAKSAHKAAVIEERQRIARDLHDAVSQQLFALTMMAEAATKQFDKKPALAKKQIEDVSIAALQAQTEMRALLLHLRPVHLSGDTLKEGVEKLVVELEMKSPINFKLTIADELSLNDTIEEHVFRIIQESLSNILRHANATEVDLTITKRAKELFLHIRDNGQGFDVTKDSTRKTSYGLKTMRERSEELGGTFVVRSNQDEGTYIDIRIPC, encoded by the coding sequence ATGGAAAAAGCAAAATTCTCAAGTGTTCGTTATATTTTTATTAGCTCACATCTGTACGGACTATTTTTAACAATTGTAACAATACTCTCGATACTGTTAACTATCCATGCCTTATTTAGTCCAGAATGGCTGACGGTTCGAAGTATCTTTCTTTTTATGGCGCTTTATACCATAATTGCAGCAATCATTTCACTTTATACAGGGTTTAAATCGAGTAGTACGATGAAACAGCGACTGGATGCAATGTCTGTATTAATTGCTCAATATGCAAATGGAAACTATGAAACGAAGATTCATTTTATGGAAAATGATGAACTTAGCAGGATTGCCAATGAATTAAATGAGCTAGGAACAAAGCTCCAAAACCAAGTAAAGTCTCTCCAGCGAATGGCTGATGAAAAATCGGACTTAGCAAAGTCAGCACATAAAGCGGCAGTCATTGAAGAAAGACAAAGAATCGCAAGGGATTTACATGATGCTGTGAGTCAGCAGCTTTTTGCATTAACAATGATGGCGGAAGCAGCAACTAAGCAGTTTGATAAAAAGCCAGCACTAGCAAAAAAACAAATCGAAGACGTGTCGATTGCAGCATTGCAAGCACAAACAGAAATGCGTGCCCTATTATTACATTTACGACCAGTACATTTATCAGGTGATACTCTAAAAGAAGGCGTCGAGAAGCTGGTTGTGGAACTAGAAATGAAAAGTCCGATTAATTTTAAGTTAACGATTGCAGATGAATTAAGCCTTAACGATACAATTGAAGAACATGTTTTTCGAATCATTCAAGAGTCACTTTCAAATATTTTACGCCATGCGAACGCAACAGAGGTTGATTTAACCATTACGAAGCGCGCGAAGGAGTTATTCTTACATATTCGTGATAATGGTCAGGGATTCGATGTGACAAAAGATTCAACTCGGAAAACATCGTATGGTTTAAAAACAATGCGTGAACGAAGTGAAGAACTAGGGGGAACGTTTGTCGTTCGTTCGAATCAGGATGAGGGTACTTATATCGATATTAGAATTCCATGTTAG
- a CDS encoding histidine phosphatase family protein — MQTNVYLVRHAHSTFTPDELGRPLSVQGLIDADRINSFLEKEDIDVVIASQYKRAVQTVEGIAQRIGKEVIIENGFKERKLAENPVDDFDSAISKVWQNPSFSWEGGESNIEAQKRGISATFKILNRYEGKNIAVGTHGNIMVLIMNYLDKKYDFHFWKSLDMPDIYKLTFNKAILHDVTRIWSREGHRKNERGYQK, encoded by the coding sequence TTGCAAACAAACGTGTATTTAGTACGGCATGCTCATTCGACATTTACACCAGATGAGTTAGGGAGACCTTTATCTGTACAAGGGCTTATAGATGCAGATAGAATTAACAGCTTTCTCGAAAAAGAAGATATAGATGTTGTTATTGCTAGCCAATACAAGAGGGCTGTACAAACCGTGGAAGGAATTGCCCAGAGAATAGGTAAAGAGGTTATCATTGAAAATGGTTTTAAGGAACGAAAACTTGCTGAAAATCCAGTAGATGATTTCGATTCAGCCATCTCAAAAGTTTGGCAGAATCCCTCTTTTTCTTGGGAAGGCGGGGAATCCAATATCGAAGCTCAAAAACGGGGAATTTCAGCAACTTTTAAGATATTAAATAGATATGAAGGTAAAAATATAGCAGTAGGAACTCACGGTAATATAATGGTACTAATCATGAATTACTTAGATAAGAAATATGATTTTCATTTTTGGAAAAGCCTTGATATGCCAGATATTTATAAGCTGACTTTTAATAAAGCGATATTGCATGATGTAACAAGAATATGGAGCAGGGAAGGTCACCGAAAAAATGAACGAGGTTATCAAAAGTAG
- a CDS encoding ABC transporter ATP-binding protein, which yields MESLLHINNLYGGYTHKNVLHGISFDVYPKEIVGLIGLNGAGKSTTIKHIIGLMQAKKGSVSVNGKTFKENPTTYRNQMAYIPEMPILYDELTLGEHLRLTAMAYGISEDLFEKRLPPLLKEFRMEKKLNWFPVHFSKGMRQKVMIMCAFLIEPPLYIVDEPFVGLDPLGIQSYLNLMEEMKEKGSGILMSTHILATAERYCDRFIILHDGEVRAMGTIDELRTSFNLPDATLDDLYVQLTKEDSHV from the coding sequence ATGGAGTCACTATTACATATAAACAATCTTTACGGCGGATATACACATAAGAATGTATTACACGGTATTTCCTTCGATGTATATCCAAAAGAAATTGTAGGACTTATCGGTTTAAATGGAGCAGGTAAGAGTACAACAATCAAACATATAATTGGCTTGATGCAAGCAAAAAAAGGATCCGTTTCTGTAAATGGGAAAACATTCAAAGAAAATCCAACTACTTATCGAAATCAAATGGCATATATACCAGAAATGCCAATCCTATATGATGAACTAACCCTCGGGGAGCATCTGCGCTTAACTGCAATGGCATATGGAATCTCTGAAGATTTATTTGAAAAAAGATTGCCACCGCTCTTGAAAGAATTTCGCATGGAGAAAAAACTAAATTGGTTTCCAGTGCATTTTTCGAAAGGGATGCGTCAGAAGGTCATGATTATGTGCGCATTTTTAATTGAACCACCATTATACATTGTCGATGAACCATTCGTTGGCTTAGATCCTTTGGGAATACAGTCGTACTTGAATCTGATGGAAGAAATGAAAGAAAAAGGTTCTGGTATATTAATGTCGACTCATATATTAGCAACTGCAGAACGTTATTGTGATCGTTTTATTATTCTGCATGATGGTGAAGTTCGGGCGATGGGAACAATTGATGAATTGCGTACAAGCTTTAATTTGCCTGATGCAACTTTGGATGATTTATATGTGCAGTTAACAAAGGAAGATAGCCATGTTTAA
- a CDS encoding glycine betaine ABC transporter substrate-binding protein has protein sequence MFKFNRKYVALITGLLLLLFIAACGSNEESDSGSNEEAAVENQEINLAYVEWDTEVASTHVVGKVLEDLGYDVKLTPLDNAVMWEAVASGEADGMVAAWMPGTHAAQFEQYGDRVVDLGENLEGAKIGLVVPSYMDVNSIADLTDEADMTITGIEPGAGVVAASERAVEEYDNLEGWEVQTSSSGAMTTALSEAYENEEEIIVTGWSPHWKFQKYDLKYLEDPNGTFGEAEVIKTMVREGLEEEMPEAYQVLDNFYWELAEMEEVMTAIQDGTSPEDAAATWIEENPERVAEWTEGIK, from the coding sequence ATGTTTAAGTTCAATCGGAAATATGTAGCACTAATAACAGGTCTGTTATTGCTTTTATTTATTGCAGCTTGTGGATCAAATGAGGAATCAGACTCAGGAAGTAATGAAGAAGCAGCAGTAGAAAATCAAGAAATTAACTTAGCATATGTTGAATGGGATACAGAGGTCGCTTCTACACATGTAGTTGGTAAAGTTCTAGAAGATTTAGGTTATGATGTTAAATTAACACCTTTAGATAATGCTGTTATGTGGGAAGCTGTAGCTAGTGGTGAAGCAGACGGAATGGTTGCTGCTTGGATGCCAGGTACACATGCTGCTCAATTTGAGCAGTATGGCGACCGGGTAGTTGACCTTGGTGAGAATTTAGAAGGTGCTAAAATTGGTTTAGTAGTTCCATCATATATGGATGTTAATTCAATCGCTGATCTGACGGATGAAGCAGATATGACAATTACTGGGATTGAACCAGGTGCTGGTGTTGTTGCGGCATCAGAACGTGCAGTTGAAGAATATGATAACCTAGAGGGATGGGAAGTTCAAACATCTTCAAGTGGTGCAATGACAACTGCTTTAAGTGAGGCATATGAAAATGAAGAAGAAATTATTGTAACTGGATGGTCTCCGCACTGGAAATTCCAAAAATATGACCTGAAATATTTAGAAGATCCTAATGGTACCTTTGGTGAAGCGGAAGTAATTAAAACAATGGTTCGTGAAGGTTTAGAAGAAGAAATGCCTGAAGCATATCAAGTGTTAGATAACTTCTACTGGGAACTAGCAGAAATGGAAGAAGTAATGACAGCAATTCAAGATGGTACTAGTCCTGAAGATGCAGCAGCTACTTGGATTGAAGAAAACCCGGAACGTGTTGCAGAATGGACTGAAGGTATAAAATAA
- the liaF gene encoding cell wall-active antibiotics response protein LiaF — protein MSELKNALRYFTAIVLIIFGVMLVLANIGMISFDIGIAWHYMYPTFFVVIGIKLLGDYLLKKGGSWSGGSFLLIFGTLLLLDRFEVITFGFWDVFKLWPLLIVYFGFMMFDRGSNIVIEYDSDKHTKKKSYHGTAFSIGNHEFNEHNWKVEPMNLKNLAGEFYFDFSKAFIPEKRIPFAIHSLAGDVNIIIPENVAFRVDASVSAGEIVVIKQSVDGINRSLTYETENYEDAVQKLDFKIRLKAGSIRISQV, from the coding sequence ATGAGTGAATTGAAAAATGCGCTTCGTTATTTTACAGCAATAGTATTGATTATATTTGGTGTGATGCTCGTTTTAGCAAATATCGGGATGATCAGTTTTGACATAGGAATTGCTTGGCATTATATGTATCCGACCTTCTTTGTAGTTATAGGGATTAAATTGCTCGGTGACTACCTCTTGAAAAAAGGCGGCAGCTGGTCTGGAGGATCGTTCTTATTGATCTTTGGAACATTGCTATTACTCGATCGATTTGAAGTAATCACCTTTGGCTTCTGGGATGTGTTTAAATTATGGCCATTATTAATTGTTTATTTTGGTTTTATGATGTTCGACCGTGGTTCTAATATCGTAATTGAATATGACTCTGATAAACACACAAAGAAGAAATCCTATCATGGTACTGCTTTTTCAATCGGGAATCATGAATTTAATGAGCATAATTGGAAAGTTGAACCAATGAACTTAAAAAACCTAGCAGGGGAGTTTTACTTTGATTTTTCGAAAGCATTCATTCCAGAAAAAAGAATTCCGTTCGCTATTCATTCATTAGCAGGAGACGTAAATATCATTATTCCTGAAAATGTAGCGTTTCGAGTGGACGCATCTGTAAGTGCAGGTGAAATTGTTGTAATCAAACAATCGGTTGATGGAATCAACCGCTCGCTTACTTATGAGACTGAAAATTATGAGGATGCTGTTCAGAAATTAGATTTCAAAATACGTCTAAAGGCAGGGTCAATCCGGATTTCTCAAGTGTGA